A window from Mauremys reevesii isolate NIE-2019 linkage group 9, ASM1616193v1, whole genome shotgun sequence encodes these proteins:
- the SLC33A1 gene encoding acetyl-coenzyme A transporter 1 isoform X2 — MSPTISYKDSSRQRRPGGYHQSMDMEIKPPPLAPYMDNHTERLGEDDTEALLQEHNSPSYMVAPGYRAELGSILLLLFLYVLQGIPLGLAGSIPLILQSKNVSYKDQAFFSFVFWPFSLKLLWAPLVDAVYFKSFGRRKSWLVPTQYILGFFMMYLSTQVDFLLGDVEGKSPDVVALTVTFFLFEFLAATQDIAVDGWALTMLSRENVGYASTCNSVGQTAGYFLGNVLFLALESASFCNKYLRFQPQPKGIVTLSDFLFFWGAVFLITTTLVALLKKENKEVTPSKEETKGITDTYKLLFSIVRMPAVLTFCILILTAKVGFSAADAVTGLKLVEEGVPKEHLALLAVPIVPLQIILPLIISKYTAGPQPLNTFYKAMPFRLLIGLEFALLVWWTPKVQHEGGFPIYYYIVVLLSYALHQIIPKYLRLGLHMSEPKQIARFPPVVECRQILTAKLHCTACMLL; from the exons ATGAGCCCAACCATCTCTTACAAGGACAGCAGCCGGCAGCGCCGGCCTGGCGGCTACCACCAGTCCATGGACATGGAGATCAAGCCTCCACCACTAGCTCCGTACATGGATAATCACACTGAGAGACTAGGAGAAGATGACACGGAGGCACTGCTCCAGGAGCATAACTCACCATCCTACATGGTGGCCCCAGGATATCGGGCAGAACTGGGTAGTATCCTGCTCCTCCTTTTTCTCTATGTACTACAGGGTATACCATTGGGGTTGGCAGGCAGCATCCCACTCATCTTGCAGAGCAAGAATGTCAGCTATAAGGACCAGGCTTTTTTCAGCTTTGTCTTTTGGCCTTTCAGTCTGAAGCTGCTCTGGGCCCCATTGGTGGATGCAGTCTACTTCAAGAGCTTTGGCCGCCGCAAGTCCTGGCTTGTGCCCACTCAATACATCCTGGGTTTTTTTATGATGTACCTGTCTACACAGGTAGACTTCCTGTTAGGCGATGTGGAGGGCAAGAGTCCTGATGTGGTGGCCCTCACCGTGACTTTCTTTTTGTTTGAGTTCCTGGCCGCCACACAGGACATTGCTGTGGATGGCTGGGCACTGACTATGTTGTCCCGGGAAAATGTGGGCTATGCTTCCACTTGTAACTCTGTTGGCCAAACAGCTGGTTATTTTTTGGGAAATGTCTTGTTCTTGGCCCTTGAATCTGCCTCCTTCTGTAACAAATATTTGCGGTTTCAACCTCAACCCAAAGGAATTGTTACCCTTTCAG ATTTCCTATTTTTCTGGGGAGCTGTCTTCTTAATAACTACTACTTTAGTGGCCCTcttgaaaaaggaaaacaaggaaGTAACACCATCAAAAGAAGAAACAAAAGGCATCACTGATACATACAAACTGCTCTTCTCGATAGTAAGAATGCCAGCGGTTCTTACTTTCTGTATCCTGATTTTAACAGCAAAA GTTGGCTTCTCAGCAGCGGATGCAGTAACAGGGCTTAAATTGGTGGAAGAAGGAGTACCTAAAGAACACTTAGCTCTACTAGCTGTTCCAATCGTACCTTTACAGATAATATTGCCTCTGATCATCAGCAAATACACTGCAGGTCCGCAGCCACTGAACACATTTTACAAAGCCATGCCTTTTAG GTTACTGATAGGCTTGGAATTTGCTCTTTTGGTTTGGTGGACTCCTAAAGTACAACATGAAGGAGGATTTCCTATCTATTACTATATTGTGGTGTTGCTGAGTTATGCTTTACATCAG